The window CGGGGACTTACTCGGCCTGATCCTCTCGGCGTCGTATCTCGTCGAGGTGGTCTTCGGCATCCCCGGTCTGGGTCGACTGAGTCTGGACGCGATCCGGAATCAGGACACCGCGCTCGTGCTGGGGACGACGCTGATCCCGGTGTTCATCGCCGTGATCGGCAACCTGCTGCAGGACATCGCCTACGTGATCTTGGACCCGCGAATCGACTACGGTGATCGCTGATGGCGGCAGATACCCCCTCCGACCGGTTCGAGGACGTCGACTGGGACGAGGTCGGCGGCCAGGTCGGCGTGCGGTCGCCGACCCAGTGGGCCGCACTCGTCGCCTTCGGCGCCGTGGCGCTCTCGCTCGTCTACGACGTGTTCTTCGCGGGCGGGGATCCGACCTTCGAGTTCACCGTCGCCGGCTTCGAGTACGTCTGGGACGTGACCTCGGTCGACTGGCTGTTCGTGACGACGCTGCTCGTGTTGTTCTTCTACGCGGTCGTCCCGCTGGCTCAGAACCCACGGATGACGGCGTACTACTGGATGGAGTTCAAGAAGAACAAGCCCGCCGTGGTGAGTCTCGGCTTCCTCCTGGTGATCTTCTTCGTCGGGACGGTCGGGACGGTCTTCATCCAGCCGCCGGAACTGAACGTGATCGCCTCCTACCAGCCCCCGGTGTTCGCGAGCGTCGACGCCTCCGTGCCGAGTAGCTGTGTCGGCGACGTGACGAACGGTCGCTGTCAGGGCACCTGGGAGTACCCGCTCGGGACGACCGGCGACGGGAAGGGCATCCTGAAGATGGTCATCTTCGGGATGCGGGTCAGTATGCAGGTCGGGCTGATCGCCATGCTGATCTCGATCTTCATCGCCACCCTGGTCGGGGCGACGGCGGCGTACGCCGGCGGCTGGGTCGACGAGGTGCTGATGCGCTACGTCGACATCCAGCTTACCTTCCCGACGTTCTTCCTGTTCCTCTTCTTGGCGTACCTCTACGGGGGGAGCCTGTTCATCCTGATCATGATCTTCGGGGTGACGGGCTGGGGCGGCATCGCCCGGATCATCCGGAGCGAGGCGCTCCAGCGCAACGAAGAGGAGTACATCAGAGCCGCACAGAGCGCGGGCGCCTCGGGGCTGTACGTCGTGCGCCGGCACATGGTGCCGAACGTGTCGAACTCGATCATCACGGCCGCGACGTTGAACATCCCGATCCTGATCCTCTCGGAGGCGGCGCTCTCGTTCATCGGTGTCGGCGACGTGACCGTCCCCTCGTGGGGACAGGTCATCGCGTCGGGGCGAGGGGACCTCTCGACGGCGTGGTGGATCTCGACGATCCCCGGGGTGTTCCTCTTCTTGACGATCCTCGCGTTCAACTTCCTCGGTGACGCACTGAGAGACGCACTCGACCCACGACAGGAGACGCAATGAGCCAGCCACTACTCGCCGTCGAGGGCCTCCGGACGCACTTCCACACCGACGAGGGAACGGTCCGGGCGGTCGACGGCATCGACTTCGAGGTGCATCGTGGGGAGACCGTCTGTATCGTCGGGGAGTCCGGCTCCGGGAAGACCGTCGCCTCGGAGACGATCACACAGCTCATCCCCTCGCCGCCCGGCGAGATCGCCGGCGGGACGATCACCTTCGACGGCGAGGACATCACGAACCTCTCGGAGAAGCGCCTGCGGACGATCCGCGGCGGGCGGATCGGCCACGTGTTCCAGAACCCGCAGGGGGCGCTGAACCCGGTCTACACCGTCGGCTGGCAGATCGTCGAGGCGGTCCAACTCCACAGCGACCTCTCGAGAGACGATGCGCGTCGGAAGGCGATCGACCTGCTGGACCGGGTAGGCATCCCGGAAGCCAGTGCGCGCTTCGACGACTACCCACACGAGTTCTCCGGCGGGATGAAACAGCGCATCGTCATCGCGATGGCGCTGGCCTCCGAACCGGACCTGCTGATCGCCGACGAACCCACCACGGCACTCGACGTGACGATCCAGGCGCAGATTCTCCGCCTCCTGCAGGACCTACAGGAGGAGTTCGACATGGCGATCCTGCTCATCACCCACGACCTCGGCGTCGTCGCCGAGATCGCCGACCGCGTCGTCGTGATGTACGCGGGGAAGGTGATGGAGGCCGGCGACGTCTACCGCATCTTCGAGGATCCGGCCCACCCCTACACGCGGGCACTGCTCGACTGTCTGCCCGGCAGGGGCGGCGACACGCGCTCTATCGGCGGGTCGCTCCCCGACCCGACCGACCCGCCGGACGGCTGTCGGTTCGCGGCCCGCTGTCCGCACGCGGTCGAGGACTGTCACGTCGGCGACCAGCCACCGATGTACGACGTCGGGCCGGGCGACCACGAGGTCTCGTGTGTCCACTTCGCGCCCGGCGGCGATCCGAGCGTCGTCCTCGGGAGCGACCAGTCGGTCGAGACGAGCGCGGGTCGCGCAGACGGCGGGCGACCGGAGTCCGGGCCGAGCGAAGGAGGTGAGAGCCGATGAGCACAGACGACAGTCCGGTGCTCGAAGTCCGGAACCTGGAGAAACACTACCCCGTCACGGAGGGCGTGTTGAAGCGTGAGGTCGGCCGCGTCCGTGCAGTGGACGGCATCAGCTTCGACGTCCACCGAGGCGAGACGGTCGGTATCGTCGGCGAGTCGGGCTGTGGGAAGTCCACGGCTGCGACCTCGCTGCTCCGACTGGAAGACCCGACCGGCGGGCAGGTGCTGTTCGAGGGCGAGGACATCACCGAGTACAGCAAGGCCGAGTTGAAGCAGTTCCGCCGGG of the Salinirubrum litoreum genome contains:
- a CDS encoding ABC transporter ATP-binding protein, encoding MSQPLLAVEGLRTHFHTDEGTVRAVDGIDFEVHRGETVCIVGESGSGKTVASETITQLIPSPPGEIAGGTITFDGEDITNLSEKRLRTIRGGRIGHVFQNPQGALNPVYTVGWQIVEAVQLHSDLSRDDARRKAIDLLDRVGIPEASARFDDYPHEFSGGMKQRIVIAMALASEPDLLIADEPTTALDVTIQAQILRLLQDLQEEFDMAILLITHDLGVVAEIADRVVVMYAGKVMEAGDVYRIFEDPAHPYTRALLDCLPGRGGDTRSIGGSLPDPTDPPDGCRFAARCPHAVEDCHVGDQPPMYDVGPGDHEVSCVHFAPGGDPSVVLGSDQSVETSAGRADGGRPESGPSEGGESR
- a CDS encoding ABC transporter permease gives rise to the protein MAADTPSDRFEDVDWDEVGGQVGVRSPTQWAALVAFGAVALSLVYDVFFAGGDPTFEFTVAGFEYVWDVTSVDWLFVTTLLVLFFYAVVPLAQNPRMTAYYWMEFKKNKPAVVSLGFLLVIFFVGTVGTVFIQPPELNVIASYQPPVFASVDASVPSSCVGDVTNGRCQGTWEYPLGTTGDGKGILKMVIFGMRVSMQVGLIAMLISIFIATLVGATAAYAGGWVDEVLMRYVDIQLTFPTFFLFLFLAYLYGGSLFILIMIFGVTGWGGIARIIRSEALQRNEEEYIRAAQSAGASGLYVVRRHMVPNVSNSIITAATLNIPILILSEAALSFIGVGDVTVPSWGQVIASGRGDLSTAWWISTIPGVFLFLTILAFNFLGDALRDALDPRQETQ